The Oecophyllibacter saccharovorans sequence GCAATGCGCAATACAACCAGACGATCGGTGCAGGCGCTTTGACGGGTGCCTTGCTGGGCGCTGGGATCGGGGCGCTAGCCGGCGGTGGTAAAGGCGCGATGATCGGTGGGTTGAGCGGTCTGGCTCTCGGGGCGGGCACGGGTTACTGGGTGGCCGAACGCACGCAGTCGCAGCAGATGACGGAAGATGACCTGCTGCATGCCATCTCCGATGCGCAGCGCGATGCCACTCAGTCAGAGGAATCGGCCCAGGCGGCGCGCAACATCACCCAGCAGGCGCGCGTCCAGCTGACGGCCCTCAATGCCCAGTATCGCGCCCATCAGATTACGGCGCAGCAATATCAGGAACAGACCCGGCATTTTCAGGAAAATGCCCGCCAGCTCCAGACCCTGGCGGCAACCTATCGCAAGAATGCCGCCAGCATGCGCCAGACGGCCCACAACAATGTCAGCTCCGACACGGCGCAGGTTCTCGATGAGACCGCTGCGACCGAGCTGAGCTCGGCAAAAACGTTGGAGCAGGAAGGCAAGGCTCTGACCGCGCTCAGCGCCATGGCCCCCCCTGCCCAGCCGCTCGGCAGCTGAAGGGGGTCGTCGGGACATGCAGAGAATTTCTGGCAGAACAGGGGCTGCGGCCCTGGCAGTCGCGCTGCTTGCCGGTGGATGTGCAGCCAATTGCGATCCGAACCAGACTGATCTTTATACGGGCTTCGGCTGCGCGGTAGGGGGCGGTTACGACCAACGCACGCGCGGTCTTTCCCAGCAGCTGCGCGACAGTCAGGCCGCTTCAGCCTCTGCCCGGCAGGCGCTGGACCAGGCCAATGCCGAGGCGCAGTCTGCCCAGCAGAACCTGGCAGGACGCCAGGCCCAGCTCCGCGCGCTCAATCTGCGTACCGCACAGCTGCAGAAGCGCCTGAAGCAGGCTTCCGCAGCCCGGACGCTTTCAGCCCGCCAGGAGGTCCAAGCCAGAAGCGAGCTTCAGAACATACGCGACGCTTCACGCCTGCCAGCCACGGAGAACATCCAGAAAGTTCAGGAAAGCCAGAAACGCATGGCCGATCTGTTGGGGCACATCTGACCCCACAGCGTGACAGCTGGCGCGCGGCCAACGCGGTCAGGGGGTGGCGCGATGAAACTGACGTGCAATTTCCTCAGGTGCCGGCATATGGCCTGTGGCGGCCTGCTGCAGATCTTCAAGTGCAATGGACAGAAGGGGCAGGCTGTCCGTGCGGCCTGCCTGCTGCAGGGCTGTTTTTTCCTCCTGGGCCGCTTTTGCCAGAAGATCGCGGTCCGGCAGCTGGCGGATCATGGAGCGTATGAGTTCTGCATAGGCTTCGCTCTGCACGCGGATCTGGGCACGCCTTCGTGCCAGATTGGCGCGGGCCTGTGAAAGGTCCTGGCCAGGTGCGGCCTTGCTGAGCTGCTCAAGCTGGGTTGCGATGAAACTTGCCACATGGTCGAGCTCACCGATATTGCCGCCAAGAGCCATCAGGGCTTCAAGCTGCGCGTGGACGGCAAGCTGTTCGGTCTCTTCGCGTTTCTGCGCTTCGGCAGCCAGCTGGGCCTTGATGCGCGCAAGTTCCGCTTTGCTGGCGGCATCGGTGGCGTGTGCGCTCATGGAAGTCAGCAGGCTCTGGGCCGCAGGCGAATTACGGGCGGCCTGCTGGGCGTAATGCGCATACAGCGCCTGGAATTCCTTTTCAGCCTGTGTGACGGCCTGAGGCGAATCGAGCGCATTGGCGCCGATCGCAACGCGTATGCCTGTGGTGACCTGGCGTGTCGGTTCCCCGGTGCGCACGTTATAGGCTGGCGCTTCACTGCGGGTTGCCGTGCTCAGCTCATCCGCACTGGCAGCCAGATAATTGCCGCCCCGCAGCTGGAGTCCGCCGGCCTGCCCCTGAAGGCGCTCGCCATGATGCAGGCGGTAAGGCTCCTGCATCATCTGGTCCACCTCTCCCAGCATGTCATAAAGGCCAAGCGGGTTGGGCTTCTTGCTGCCGATCTTCTGCAGCCCGTCCTGAGCGCCGGCAACGATGTAGTCTTCCTTCAAGGCCCCCTCAGGTAGGGGCCACATGGGCTGCTGAAAGCCCTCCGGGCTCACCTTTGCTCCGCCGCGTGCGGCATAGCCCCATTCAGCGTCGGTCGGCAAACGCAGAAAGCCGGGCGTGCCTTGGTGTTGCGGCAGGGTCTGGGGGGCGTTTTTCAGCAGCCAGCTTGTCCAGAGTGCCAGAAAATCCTGGGCCTCGTTCCAGGAGATCGAGGTCTGCGGCTTCTGGCCGCCGCTTGGGGAGGTAAGGGTCGGGGCAGCCGGGCAGTGACCTTTGGTGCCTTCCATGACGGCAGTGTACTGGTTGCGGGTCACATCGTATTTGGCCAGGTAGTAGCGCCGCATTTTTCGGGTCTGTTCTCCCTTTCCCTGTGGTTTGAAGGGAGCCGAAAGCCAGGTCTGCAGGGTGAACTGGCTGTAGCCTTCCTGGGGGGTGGGGGCGCCGAGCGTGATCGGGCGGTCCGCCAGCAATGTTTCAGTGGGAAGGGGCACATCGACCGCGCGGAAGGCCATTGCCCCGCCACAGGGAAGCGGAAGCACAAGATCATCAGGCAGGGGATGGGGATCGATGAGTTTGGAAGGCCAGCTGATTTCAGGCGCAGTCGCGTTGGCCAGGCTGCTGACAGAGGCCGCCAGTAAAGCCCCCAGAACAAATAATCCGGCTCCAGTCATAGGCCGTGACAGGAAGGGTTTCTCAGAAGAGAGGGCTCTCATGGCGCGCTGACCCCCTCCCAGGGCTGGAGCCTGCTTGCGCGCCAGCCGGCCAGGAAAGTCGCGACAAAGGCACCGAGCAGCGTCAGACCGAGGGCCGCTCCGTAAACAGCGGGTTGCAGGAGGCATAATTTCTGCCCGGACGGCAGGACATGCGCAAAAACCAGGTTGATCGCAGCCCCCATGAGCGTGGCGCCGCCCAGAGCCAGCCCGATGGCCGCAAGAGCCAGACATTCGCCCTGAAAAACCGGGAACCAGAGCATGCCGCGCACGCCGAAAAACCCCATCGTGGCCAGCGAAAGGCGCTTGCGCTGCACGAGCGCCCACATCCCTGTGCCGAGGGCAAGGAAAAAGCCACTTATGCCCAGAATGGCCGTCAGCAGAAACAGGGCTGACAGGCTGCGATCCAGCGTGAGTAACCGGTCGATTTCCCCTGCCTGTGAGACCACGTCGACATTCTGGGCTGCGAACCAGTGGCTCAGTGCAGGCACGTTTTCCATGTGTCTGGCGTAAAGCCTGAACCCGGGATAGAGGGTCTCCACGTTGCGCTGATCATTCGAGGCTTTTCCGCCGAGCTGCAGGGCTGCCTGCCAGTCAAGCGGGGGCGTGTGCTCACGGTAGAGTTCCACCGCTTCCGCAAGGGGCAGGGAAACAAACCCCACGTCGCGCCCACTGGCTGAAGCGGGGGCAACAGCTGCGACTCTGAGGGGCTGCAATGCCGTTTCCGGCGGTGTGCCGAGCCTGCTTACGCGCATCACCAAGCTGCCGCCCGGCTGCACATGCAGGCTGGCCGCCGCACTGGCTGAAAGAATGATGTTCTGATCGGCCTGTCCCTTCGGGAGCCTGGCCTGCTGGTTGCCGAGAAGGGGATCACCGCTGCGGGTGGGCAGCAGCTCGACACGCCGGGCCTCTTCGCGCCGGTCCCGGGGGACGAGCAGCACGCTGGCGGCCAGGGTGCGCGTGCGGGGCATGACGAAGGCCACATCAGGGCGGTGGGCGAGTTCGTCCAGCCAGGTTGCGGTGAAAGTGCGGTTGGCAGCGCTGTCGATCTCGCGGATATGGGGGTCCTGCAGCAGCGTGGTGCGCATTCCTTCAACGAGCCCCGCCTTGAGGCCGGCCAGCAGCAGGAGCGGCGCGGCAGTGGCGGAAAGGCCGATCACCAGGCAGAGGGCCATCACCTTTTCCGACCACAGGTCCCGCCAGGCCAGCCGGAAGACCAGGGGAAACGCTGCAAAGGGTTTCATGAAAATGTCTCTCCTGCTTTTCCATCAGTTTCCGGTTGCGTGCTGATCAGGGTGCGGGTCACTGCGGGGCGGCCAGAGGTGTTTTCCCGCGGGCCCGGTCGGGGCGTGTGCATCTGCACTTCGAGACAGCGGAAACCGACATTGCGCGCCAGGGCCGCATCATGGGTGACCATGATCACGCCGGCCTGGGAGGCGGGCAGGCCGTGGAGGAGCTCCATGACCCTTCTTGCCTGCAGGGGATGCAGGGCGGCGCTTGGCTCGTCAGCCAGAATCAGGGGGCGTCTGTTGATCAGCGCCCGGGCGACCGCAACACGCTGGCGCTGTCCTACCGAGAGCTGGTCGGGTCTGCGGTCCAGGCAGGAGGCGATCTCAAGCTTCTCAGCCAGTTTCTGAAGGTCAGCGCGCGCGTAAGACGTGGTTTGGGACGAGGGATCGCGCGCCAGGGGCAGGGCGATGTTTTCGCGTGCACTCAGAAAGGGAAGCAGTGCTCCGGTCTGGGGGACGAAGCCAAGCGTGCGGCTGCGGAGGGTCTGCAAGGCGGTGAGATTATCGGCCTGCCAGAGCCCCAAGGCTTCGTGACCCAGCAGGCGGAGCTGTTGGGCGTTGCGGGGGCGCAGGGCAAGGGAAAGCAGGCCCAGCAGAGTGCTTTTGCCGGCGCCTGAAGGTCCGGTTATGGCCAGGCGTTCGCCCGGAGCCAGGGTGAATTGGGGCACCTGCAGGCAGAAGCTGCCGTCAGGCGCTTCCCAGCTCAGCTCTTTCGCTTCAACGAGAGGGGGCGTTGTGGCACCCGCCATCTCAAGGGAGTTCATCAAGGGGCACAGGAAAGACGGCGTCGCCAGGATCTTTGGAACTGCCGAGGCGG is a genomic window containing:
- a CDS encoding formylglycine-generating enzyme family protein, producing the protein MRALSSEKPFLSRPMTGAGLFVLGALLAASVSSLANATAPEISWPSKLIDPHPLPDDLVLPLPCGGAMAFRAVDVPLPTETLLADRPITLGAPTPQEGYSQFTLQTWLSAPFKPQGKGEQTRKMRRYYLAKYDVTRNQYTAVMEGTKGHCPAAPTLTSPSGGQKPQTSISWNEAQDFLALWTSWLLKNAPQTLPQHQGTPGFLRLPTDAEWGYAARGGAKVSPEGFQQPMWPLPEGALKEDYIVAGAQDGLQKIGSKKPNPLGLYDMLGEVDQMMQEPYRLHHGERLQGQAGGLQLRGGNYLAASADELSTATRSEAPAYNVRTGEPTRQVTTGIRVAIGANALDSPQAVTQAEKEFQALYAHYAQQAARNSPAAQSLLTSMSAHATDAASKAELARIKAQLAAEAQKREETEQLAVHAQLEALMALGGNIGELDHVASFIATQLEQLSKAAPGQDLSQARANLARRRAQIRVQSEAYAELIRSMIRQLPDRDLLAKAAQEEKTALQQAGRTDSLPLLSIALEDLQQAATGHMPAPEEIARQFHRATP
- a CDS encoding ABC transporter permease, encoding MKPFAAFPLVFRLAWRDLWSEKVMALCLVIGLSATAAPLLLLAGLKAGLVEGMRTTLLQDPHIREIDSAANRTFTATWLDELAHRPDVAFVMPRTRTLAASVLLVPRDRREEARRVELLPTRSGDPLLGNQQARLPKGQADQNIILSASAAASLHVQPGGSLVMRVSRLGTPPETALQPLRVAAVAPASASGRDVGFVSLPLAEAVELYREHTPPLDWQAALQLGGKASNDQRNVETLYPGFRLYARHMENVPALSHWFAAQNVDVVSQAGEIDRLLTLDRSLSALFLLTAILGISGFFLALGTGMWALVQRKRLSLATMGFFGVRGMLWFPVFQGECLALAAIGLALGGATLMGAAINLVFAHVLPSGQKLCLLQPAVYGAALGLTLLGAFVATFLAGWRASRLQPWEGVSAP